A genomic window from Quercus lobata isolate SW786 chromosome 10, ValleyOak3.0 Primary Assembly, whole genome shotgun sequence includes:
- the LOC115963009 gene encoding putative methyltransferase DDB_G0268948: protein MAGKFDKQADFYLNGRPTYPTEWYSMLAALTPHHSLAWDVGTGNGQAAIGIAEHYEQVVGTDVSEAQLKFAMPHPRIRYLHTPLSITDDELVALIGGENSVDLITMATAIHWFELPKFYSLVTRLLRKPGGVIAVWAYKGIVVSPIFDSIIKHFYDTTLPYWDQKIKSVFDDYKTLPFPFESVGIGCEGKPQQLDIPKEVSFEKFLNMLRSWSAVNTAKDQGVDLLSESVVKELESAWGGPTLIRSITYKGFMLAGKVKL from the exons ATGGCTGGCAAGTTTGACAAGCAAGCTGATTTTTACTTGAATGGTAGGCCAACTTATCCAACCGAGTGGTACTCTATGCTGGCTGCTCTCACTCCTCACCACTCTTTAGCTTGGGATGTTGGCACCGGCAATGGCCAAGCTGCTATTGGT ATTGCTGAGCATTATGAGCAAGTAGTTGGAACCGATGTGAGTGAGGCTCAGTTGAAATTTGCAATGCCACACCCACGCATTCGATATCTCCACACCCCATTATCCATCACAGATGATGAATTAGTGGCCTTGATTGGAGGAGAAAATTCAGTTGATTTGATTACTATGGCCACAGCTATCCACTGGTTTGAGCTCCCAAAGTTCTACTCCCTAGTGACACGGCTTCTAAGAAAGCCAGGAGGTGTAATTGCTGTTTGGGCTTATAAAGGCATAGTAGTTAGTCCCATTTTTGATTCCATAATTAAGCATTTTTATGACACAACTCTTCCCTATTgggaccaaaaaataaaaagtgtttttGATGATTACAAGACACTTCCATTTCCTTTTGAAAGTGTAGGTATAGGATGTGAGGGGAAACCACAACAACTAGATATACCAAAAGAGGTGTCATTTGAGAAATTCTTGAATATGTTAAGGTCATGGTCCGCAGTAAATACAGCCAAAGACCAAGGTGTTGATTTGTTATCAGAAAGCGTGGTTAAAGAACTTGAAAGTGCTTGGGGAGGACCTACTTTGATCAGATCAATAACCTATAAGGGATTTATGCTTGCTGGAAAAGTtaagctttaa
- the LOC115962860 gene encoding putative methyltransferase DDB_G0268948 — translation MAGKFDKQADFYLNGRPTYPTEWYSMLAALTPHHSLAWDVGTGNGQAAIGIAEHYEQVVGTDVSEAQLKLAMPHPRIRYLHTPLSITDDELVALIGGENSVDLITVATAVHWFELPKFYSLVTRLLRKPGGVIAVWAYKGIVVSPIFDPIMKRFYDTTLPYWEPKIESVFDDYKTLPFPFESVGIGCEGKPQQLDIPQEVSFEKFLNMLRSWSPVNTAKDQGVDLLSESVVKELENAWGGPTLIRSITYKGFMLAGKVKL, via the exons ATGGCTGGCAAGTTTGACAAGCAAGCTGATTTTTACTTGAATGGTAGGCCAACTTATCCAACCGAGTGGTACTCTATGCTGGCTGCTCTCACTCCTCACCACTCTTTAGCTTGGGATGTTGGCACCGGCAATGGCCAAGCTGCTATTGGt ATTGCCGAGCATTATGAGCAAGTAGTTGGAACCGATGTGAGTGAGGCTCAGTTGAAACTTGCAATGCCACACCCTCGCATTCGATATCTCCACACTCCATTATCCATCACAGATGATGAATTAGTGGCCTTGATTGGAGGAGAAAATTCAGTTGATTTGATTACTGTGGCCACAGCTGTCCACTGGTTTGAGCTCCCAAAGTTCTACTCCCTAGTGACACGGCTTCTAAGAAAGCCAGGAGGTGTAATTGCTGTTTGGGCTTATAAAGGCATAGTAGTTAGTCCCATTTTTGATCCCATAATGAAGCGTTTTTATGACACAACTCTTCCCTATTGGGAACCAAAAATAGAAAGTGTATTTGATGATTATAAGACACTTCCATTTCCTTTTGAAAGTGTAGGTATAGGATGTGAGGGGAAACCACAACAACTAGATATACCACAAGAGGTGTCATTTGAGAAATTCTTGAATATGTTAAGGTCATGGTCTCCAGTAAATACAGCCAAAGACCAAGGTGTTGATTTGTTATCAGAAAGCGTGGTTAAAGAACTTGAAAATGCTTGGGGAGGACCTACATTGATCAGATCAATAACCTATAAGGGCTTTATGCTTGCTGGAAAAGTtaagctttaa